A genomic segment from Triticum dicoccoides isolate Atlit2015 ecotype Zavitan chromosome 1A, WEW_v2.0, whole genome shotgun sequence encodes:
- the LOC119359096 gene encoding probable serine/threonine-protein kinase WNK2 isoform X1 produces the protein MPPTPPPETDAEPEFAEIDPTGRYGRYTEVLGKGAFKTVYKAFDQLEGLEVAWNQIKVGDILRNNDDLERLRSEVRLLKTLKHKNIIKFYNSWLDKKNNNINFITEVFTSGTLRQYRIKHKKVDIRALKKWSRQILSGLVYLHGHDPPIIHRDLKCDNIFVNGNQGEVKIGDLGLATILDNARSAHSIIGNRFSTPEFMAPELYDEEYNELVDIYAFGMCLLELVTFEYPYCECSNAAQIYKKVSDGERPGSLAKIEDPEVKFFIEKCIAQASQRLSAEELLVDPFLLDVDDERIFYPVQSNTNASDAGGSSNPSANYRTASSVGSRGRTGSTGGSHPSDIHSNRDRHAASSRMITVESQRKDLNTIFLKLRIADSTGHAQNIHFPFDIEADTSISVATEMVVQLDLTDQDVTAIAEMIDAEIQAHIPEWAFDESVDNQGDEGAHSETDNSESDNGETSELRNEVDATTNGFTQEQLPSGRKYWSDSPRRDIEISHSVEDQQTDDNMPNGILKNNNVDGMCERMSSSVHLSNPDAVNRNSGGASAGTSSRLSDGGYLTADLNEKLADLLANQKEELSALRRKHKADLEVILNGVPAQHREETLTRCRLKADQKKL, from the exons ATGCCTCCCACGCCGCCGCCGGAGACGGACGCCGAGCCGGAGTTCGCCGAGATCGACCCCACCGGCCGCTACGGACGG TACACGGAGGTTCTCGGCAAGGGCGCGTTCAAGACGGT CTACAAGGCTTTTGATCAACTGGAAGGGCTAGAAGTTGCCTGGAACCAAATCAAAGTGGGTGATATATTACGGAACAATGATGATTTGGAGAGGCTGAGATCAGAAGTGCGGTTGCTTAAGACGCTCAAGCACAAGAACATAATCAAGTTCTACAATTCATGGCTCGACaagaaaaacaacaacataaacttCATCACAGAAGTCTTCACATCAGGAACATTGCGCCA GTACCGCATTAAGCACAAGAAGGTAGACATTAGAGCTTTGAAGAAATGGTCAAGGCAAATCTTGAGTGGTCTAGTGTACCTCCACGGCCATGATCCACCAATAATCCATAGAGATTTGAAATGCGATAACATATTTGTGAATGGAAACCAGGGTGAAGTTAAGATTGGAGACCTGGGATTAGCAACCATCCTAGACAATGCACGCTCAGCTCATAGCATCATTGGTAACCGATTCA GCACACCGGAATTCATGGCGCCAGAACTCTATGATGAAGAATATAATGAGCTTGTAGACATTTATGCATTTGGGATGTGTTTACTGGAGCTTGTTACATTTGAGTACCCATATTGTGAATGCTCCAATGCAGCACAGATATACAAGAAAGTTTCTGAT GGTGAAAGGCCTGGTTCACTGGCTAAGATTGAGGATCCTGAAGTTAAATTCTTTATAGAGAAATGCATAGCCCAAGCTTCCCAAAGGCTCTCAGCAGAAGAACTATTAGTGGATCCTTTTCTCCTAGATGTTGATGATGAAAGAATCTTCTATCCAGTACAGTCAAATACGAATGCATCAG ATGCTGGTGGCAGTTCGAACCCAAGTGCGAATTACAGAACAGCATCATCTGTTGGCTCCAGGGGACGAACAG GTAGCACGGGGGGATCACATCCAAGTGATATACACAGCAATAGGGATCGACATGCCGCGAGTAGTCGAATGATCACCGTTGAGAGTCAGCGGAAGGACCTAAATACAATATTTTTGAAACTGCGGATAGCCGATTCAACAG GTCATGCCCAAAACATCCATTTTCCGTTTGATATTGAAGCTGACACTTCAATTAGCGTTGCTACGGAGATGGTTGTACAGCTGGATCTCACGGACCAAGATGTCACTGCGATTGCAGAAATGATAGATGCTGAAATACAGGCACATATTCCTGAATGGGCGTTTGATGAATCAGTTGACAACCAAGGGGATGAAGGAGCTCATTCTGAGACTGATAATTCAGAATCCGATAACGGTGAGACTTCTGAGCTTCGTAACGAGGTTGATGCAACAACCAATGGTTTTACACAGGAGCAACTTCCTTCTGGCCGGAAATACTGGTCAGACTCACCCAGAAGAGATATTGAAATCTCCCACTCGGTGGAGGACCAACAGACTGATGATAATATGCCAAATGGGATATTGAAAAACAATAATGTAGACGGTATGTGTGAGCGAATGTCATCATCAGTGCACTTGTCGAACCCGGATGCGGTCAACAGGAACTCAGGAGGAGCTTCCGCTGGCACTAGTTCTCGTCTTTCAGACGGCGGTTATCTCACAGCAGATCTTAATGAAAAGTTGGCAGATTTGTTGGCCAATCAGAAAGAGGAGCTCAGTGCGCTGCGAAGAAAACACAAGGCTGACCTAGAGGTGATCTTAAATGGGGTGCCTGCGCAACATCGCGAGGAAACCTTAACTAGGTGCCGCTTGAAGGCAGATCAGAAGAAGTTATGA
- the LOC119359096 gene encoding probable serine/threonine-protein kinase WNK2 isoform X2 yields MPPTPPPETDAEPEFAEIDPTGRYGRYTEVLGKGAFKTVYKAFDQLEGLEVAWNQIKVGDILRNNDDLERLRSEVRLLKTLKHKNIIKFYNSWLDKKNNNINFITEVFTSGTLRQYRIKHKKVDIRALKKWSRQILSGLVYLHGHDPPIIHRDLKCDNIFVNGNQGEVKIGDLGLATILDNARSAHSIIGTPEFMAPELYDEEYNELVDIYAFGMCLLELVTFEYPYCECSNAAQIYKKVSDGERPGSLAKIEDPEVKFFIEKCIAQASQRLSAEELLVDPFLLDVDDERIFYPVQSNTNASDAGGSSNPSANYRTASSVGSRGRTGSTGGSHPSDIHSNRDRHAASSRMITVESQRKDLNTIFLKLRIADSTGHAQNIHFPFDIEADTSISVATEMVVQLDLTDQDVTAIAEMIDAEIQAHIPEWAFDESVDNQGDEGAHSETDNSESDNGETSELRNEVDATTNGFTQEQLPSGRKYWSDSPRRDIEISHSVEDQQTDDNMPNGILKNNNVDGMCERMSSSVHLSNPDAVNRNSGGASAGTSSRLSDGGYLTADLNEKLADLLANQKEELSALRRKHKADLEVILNGVPAQHREETLTRCRLKADQKKL; encoded by the exons ATGCCTCCCACGCCGCCGCCGGAGACGGACGCCGAGCCGGAGTTCGCCGAGATCGACCCCACCGGCCGCTACGGACGG TACACGGAGGTTCTCGGCAAGGGCGCGTTCAAGACGGT CTACAAGGCTTTTGATCAACTGGAAGGGCTAGAAGTTGCCTGGAACCAAATCAAAGTGGGTGATATATTACGGAACAATGATGATTTGGAGAGGCTGAGATCAGAAGTGCGGTTGCTTAAGACGCTCAAGCACAAGAACATAATCAAGTTCTACAATTCATGGCTCGACaagaaaaacaacaacataaacttCATCACAGAAGTCTTCACATCAGGAACATTGCGCCA GTACCGCATTAAGCACAAGAAGGTAGACATTAGAGCTTTGAAGAAATGGTCAAGGCAAATCTTGAGTGGTCTAGTGTACCTCCACGGCCATGATCCACCAATAATCCATAGAGATTTGAAATGCGATAACATATTTGTGAATGGAAACCAGGGTGAAGTTAAGATTGGAGACCTGGGATTAGCAACCATCCTAGACAATGCACGCTCAGCTCATAGCATCATTG GCACACCGGAATTCATGGCGCCAGAACTCTATGATGAAGAATATAATGAGCTTGTAGACATTTATGCATTTGGGATGTGTTTACTGGAGCTTGTTACATTTGAGTACCCATATTGTGAATGCTCCAATGCAGCACAGATATACAAGAAAGTTTCTGAT GGTGAAAGGCCTGGTTCACTGGCTAAGATTGAGGATCCTGAAGTTAAATTCTTTATAGAGAAATGCATAGCCCAAGCTTCCCAAAGGCTCTCAGCAGAAGAACTATTAGTGGATCCTTTTCTCCTAGATGTTGATGATGAAAGAATCTTCTATCCAGTACAGTCAAATACGAATGCATCAG ATGCTGGTGGCAGTTCGAACCCAAGTGCGAATTACAGAACAGCATCATCTGTTGGCTCCAGGGGACGAACAG GTAGCACGGGGGGATCACATCCAAGTGATATACACAGCAATAGGGATCGACATGCCGCGAGTAGTCGAATGATCACCGTTGAGAGTCAGCGGAAGGACCTAAATACAATATTTTTGAAACTGCGGATAGCCGATTCAACAG GTCATGCCCAAAACATCCATTTTCCGTTTGATATTGAAGCTGACACTTCAATTAGCGTTGCTACGGAGATGGTTGTACAGCTGGATCTCACGGACCAAGATGTCACTGCGATTGCAGAAATGATAGATGCTGAAATACAGGCACATATTCCTGAATGGGCGTTTGATGAATCAGTTGACAACCAAGGGGATGAAGGAGCTCATTCTGAGACTGATAATTCAGAATCCGATAACGGTGAGACTTCTGAGCTTCGTAACGAGGTTGATGCAACAACCAATGGTTTTACACAGGAGCAACTTCCTTCTGGCCGGAAATACTGGTCAGACTCACCCAGAAGAGATATTGAAATCTCCCACTCGGTGGAGGACCAACAGACTGATGATAATATGCCAAATGGGATATTGAAAAACAATAATGTAGACGGTATGTGTGAGCGAATGTCATCATCAGTGCACTTGTCGAACCCGGATGCGGTCAACAGGAACTCAGGAGGAGCTTCCGCTGGCACTAGTTCTCGTCTTTCAGACGGCGGTTATCTCACAGCAGATCTTAATGAAAAGTTGGCAGATTTGTTGGCCAATCAGAAAGAGGAGCTCAGTGCGCTGCGAAGAAAACACAAGGCTGACCTAGAGGTGATCTTAAATGGGGTGCCTGCGCAACATCGCGAGGAAACCTTAACTAGGTGCCGCTTGAAGGCAGATCAGAAGAAGTTATGA